The following are encoded in a window of Gemmatimonadota bacterium genomic DNA:
- a CDS encoding calcium/sodium antiporter, protein MGMAFAMVGLGLVVLVLGAEVLVRGASRLAARFGVTPLVIGLTVVAFGTSAPELAVNLQAAFAGQGSVGLGNVLGSNVFNTLLILGLAATFAPLRVQASLVRFEVPLVLVASVGAYTLAIDHVVSRADGILLLLGMVGYSLFMLGSTEEEAGTTAAVEGTGEERESGAGEAARPIPGHVPAAAVDPAASSARAPGAPMRVSVLLVLGGLVLLVGGSRALVWGAVRIAESWGVSPLLIGLTIVAGGTSLPELATSVVASLRGQIDIAVGNVLGSNLFNLLFVLGGTATIQSGGIDVPDPVLAFDFPVLLGVAVACFPIFLTRLEISRREGVVFVLYYGVYLLYLILDATGHALFGGYRAALLFFVLPLTALILALTSLGAWRERRAADAKASSP, encoded by the coding sequence ATGGGAATGGCGTTCGCGATGGTGGGCCTGGGTCTCGTGGTCCTGGTCCTCGGTGCCGAGGTGCTGGTTCGGGGGGCGAGCCGTCTGGCGGCCCGCTTCGGGGTCACGCCGCTGGTCATCGGTCTGACCGTGGTCGCCTTCGGCACCAGCGCACCCGAGCTGGCCGTGAACCTCCAGGCGGCGTTCGCGGGCCAGGGGTCGGTCGGTCTGGGCAACGTGCTGGGGAGCAACGTCTTCAACACCCTCCTCATCCTCGGGCTGGCCGCGACCTTCGCCCCGCTGCGGGTGCAGGCCAGCCTGGTCCGCTTCGAGGTGCCGCTCGTGCTGGTGGCGTCCGTCGGCGCCTACACGCTCGCGATCGACCACGTCGTCTCCCGCGCCGACGGCATCCTGCTGCTGCTGGGGATGGTCGGATACTCCCTGTTCATGCTGGGATCCACGGAGGAGGAGGCCGGCACGACCGCCGCGGTGGAAGGGACCGGCGAGGAGAGGGAGAGCGGAGCCGGCGAAGCTGCCCGGCCGATACCGGGGCACGTCCCCGCGGCCGCCGTGGACCCGGCGGCCTCCTCCGCCCGCGCGCCGGGCGCTCCCATGCGGGTCTCGGTGCTCCTGGTCCTGGGCGGGTTGGTGCTCCTGGTCGGCGGCTCCCGGGCACTCGTGTGGGGGGCCGTCCGCATCGCCGAGAGCTGGGGCGTCTCCCCGCTGCTGATCGGCCTGACCATCGTCGCCGGCGGCACCTCGCTGCCGGAGCTCGCCACGTCGGTCGTCGCCAGCCTGCGCGGCCAGATCGACATCGCCGTCGGCAACGTGCTCGGAAGCAACCTGTTCAACCTGCTGTTCGTGCTCGGAGGCACGGCGACGATCCAGTCCGGCGGCATCGACGTGCCGGATCCCGTCCTCGCCTTCGACTTCCCGGTGCTGCTGGGCGTGGCCGTGGCCTGCTTCCCGATCTTCCTCACCCGGCTCGAGATCTCACGCCGGGAGGGCGTGGTCTTCGTGCTGTACTACGGCGTCTACCTGCTGTATCTGATCCTCGACGCCACCGGACACGCCCTCTTCGGCGGCTACCGGGCCGCGCTGCTGTTCTTCGTGCTTCCCCTCACGGCCCTGATCCTGGCCCTCACCTCCCTGGGCGCGTGGCGCGAGCGGCGTGCGGCTGACGCGAAGGCGTCGTCCCCTTAG
- a CDS encoding prepilin-type N-terminal cleavage/methylation domain-containing protein — protein sequence MRAHGTASPDRGGSQAGFTLLELMVGLVLFSFGTLGLAAMTVGLQRQTTLAQLRTERTAAVVAAVERVRSFDFDSLTAGSQAAGPYKVSWSVAPTGRYVKQVRVITVGPGLAYGPQGAFVDPARADTLDYPVLKP from the coding sequence ATGAGGGCGCACGGCACCGCATCCCCGGATCGCGGCGGCTCCCAGGCGGGCTTCACGCTACTGGAGCTCATGGTGGGCCTCGTGCTCTTCTCGTTCGGCACGCTGGGACTGGCCGCGATGACGGTGGGGCTGCAGCGGCAGACCACGCTGGCCCAGCTCCGGACGGAACGGACCGCGGCCGTGGTCGCCGCGGTGGAGCGGGTCCGGTCGTTCGACTTCGATTCCCTGACGGCGGGCTCGCAGGCCGCGGGTCCGTACAAGGTCAGCTGGTCGGTGGCGCCGACCGGCCGGTATGTGAAGCAGGTGCGCGTGATCACGGTCGGCCCGGGGCTCGCGTACGGGCCGCAGGGCGCGTTCGTGGATCCGGCCCGTGCCGACACCCTCGACTACCCGGTGCTCAAGCCGTGA
- a CDS encoding prepilin-type N-terminal cleavage/methylation domain-containing protein — protein sequence MNRSGFSLVELLVVSAVGGLLLVGVYGTLAAQRHAFTLQSSQVETQQSARAGLDVLLTELRSLSPGGGDVVSMDDDSITVRVMRTAGLICDVTYGGTPVLTALPVGAPFRPGDSLFVFADGDRDVAADDAWIAARAGPVDTLGVCNGAVAQRIDLPGAGPAFAADSVRSGGLVRAFEWRSYGLGLYGGHTYLGTWTPGTSFTPLVGPLDATAGPALRLDYYDALGNPALTPSAVHRIDVLVRAASPAITAAGAPLVDSLVATVFSRN from the coding sequence GTGAACCGATCCGGCTTCTCCCTCGTCGAGCTCCTCGTGGTGTCGGCGGTGGGCGGGCTGCTGCTCGTCGGCGTGTACGGCACGCTGGCCGCGCAGCGCCACGCCTTCACGCTCCAGAGCAGCCAGGTGGAGACGCAGCAGTCGGCGCGCGCAGGACTCGACGTGCTGCTCACCGAGCTGCGCTCCCTCAGCCCGGGTGGCGGAGACGTGGTCTCCATGGACGACGACTCCATCACGGTGCGGGTCATGCGCACGGCCGGGCTGATCTGCGATGTCACCTACGGGGGCACGCCCGTCCTCACGGCCCTCCCGGTGGGTGCGCCGTTCCGGCCGGGCGACTCGCTGTTCGTCTTCGCGGACGGCGATCGCGACGTCGCCGCCGACGATGCCTGGATCGCCGCTCGCGCCGGCCCCGTGGACACGCTCGGGGTCTGCAACGGCGCGGTCGCGCAGCGGATCGACCTCCCCGGCGCGGGTCCGGCCTTCGCCGCCGATTCGGTCCGCTCCGGCGGTCTGGTCCGGGCGTTCGAGTGGCGCTCCTATGGGCTGGGGCTCTATGGCGGGCACACCTACCTGGGCACCTGGACGCCGGGGACCAGCTTCACGCCGCTCGTGGGTCCCCTCGACGCCACGGCCGGCCCCGCCCTGCGGCTCGACTACTACGACGCGCTCGGCAATCCGGCGCTGACGCCATCCGCCGTGCACCGCATCGATGTGCTGGTCCGCGCCGCGTCCCCGGCCATCACGGCCGCGGGCGCGCCGCTCGTGGACTCGCTCGTGGCCACCGTCTTCTCGCGCAACTGA
- a CDS encoding D-aminoacylase, translated as MNAPLRRFALFPVLLLLSACAAMGVGSDPAQTSAPRSGGGSYDLVIEGGRIVDGTGAAWFHGDVAVRGDRIVRVAPPGMLRNVAARDRIDATGLVVAPGFIDIQGQSRSAVLRGDGRLVSKVTQGVTTEILGEGSTDAPVNERILEAGGVRDSAAVARLRRFEGPRGFDAWLRAIEEHGVSTNVGSFVGASTIRTFGRGLAMGAASQSEMEAMQEAVRDAMRDGAFGLASALIYPPGNFAGTEELTLLARAMAPYGGLYITHMRSEADRLLEAIDEAIEIGRRGGVPVEIYHLKAAGRRNWGKAAAAIARIDSARAAGLDVQADMYPYVAGGTGLTACFPPWVSADGRLLQNLRDQNVRARIREEIRANDGSWENLCELATPEGVLLLGFEREGNRGLVGRRLAEVATMMGSDWIDTAMDLVLSEEQRIGTIFFMMDEDNVRLQLQQPWIKFGTDASGVDPDAADGLVHPRAYGTFTRILGRYVRDEGVLPLEDAVRKMSSAVATRLRIRDRGLLTEGFFADIVVFDPETVSDRATYEDPHQLSTGILHVLVNGVPVVRDGSHTGATPGRALRGPGWTGRR; from the coding sequence ATGAACGCTCCTCTCCGGCGCTTCGCGCTCTTCCCGGTCCTGCTCCTCCTGTCCGCGTGCGCCGCCATGGGCGTGGGCTCCGATCCCGCGCAGACTTCGGCGCCCCGTAGCGGTGGGGGCAGCTACGATCTGGTCATCGAAGGCGGACGGATCGTGGACGGAACGGGAGCTGCCTGGTTCCATGGCGACGTGGCCGTGCGTGGCGATCGGATCGTGCGCGTGGCGCCGCCGGGAATGCTGCGCAACGTGGCGGCGCGCGACCGCATCGACGCCACGGGGCTCGTGGTGGCACCGGGCTTCATCGATATCCAGGGCCAGTCGCGGTCCGCGGTGCTACGGGGCGACGGGCGCCTCGTGAGCAAGGTGACGCAGGGCGTGACCACGGAGATCCTCGGCGAGGGCAGCACCGACGCGCCGGTCAACGAGCGCATCCTCGAGGCGGGGGGCGTCCGCGACAGCGCGGCCGTGGCCCGCCTGCGCCGCTTCGAGGGGCCGCGTGGCTTCGACGCCTGGCTACGCGCCATCGAGGAGCACGGAGTCTCCACCAACGTCGGCTCCTTCGTCGGCGCCAGCACCATCCGGACGTTCGGGCGCGGGCTGGCCATGGGCGCGGCCAGCCAATCCGAGATGGAGGCCATGCAGGAGGCGGTGCGTGATGCCATGCGCGACGGCGCCTTCGGGCTCGCGTCCGCCCTGATCTATCCGCCGGGCAACTTCGCCGGCACCGAAGAGCTCACGCTGCTGGCGCGGGCCATGGCACCGTACGGGGGCCTCTACATCACCCACATGCGCTCCGAGGCGGATCGACTGCTGGAGGCCATCGACGAAGCCATCGAGATCGGCCGACGCGGTGGCGTCCCGGTCGAGATCTACCACCTGAAGGCAGCGGGCCGCCGGAACTGGGGCAAAGCCGCGGCCGCCATCGCGCGGATCGACTCGGCGCGTGCGGCCGGCCTCGACGTCCAGGCGGACATGTACCCGTACGTGGCGGGCGGGACCGGGCTGACCGCCTGCTTTCCGCCGTGGGTCTCGGCGGACGGGCGGCTCCTCCAGAACCTGCGCGACCAGAACGTGCGGGCGCGGATCCGCGAAGAGATCCGGGCCAACGACGGCAGCTGGGAGAACCTCTGCGAGCTGGCGACGCCGGAAGGCGTCCTGCTCCTCGGCTTCGAGCGCGAGGGCAACCGCGGCCTGGTCGGGCGCCGGCTCGCGGAGGTGGCGACGATGATGGGCAGCGACTGGATCGACACCGCCATGGATCTCGTGCTGTCCGAGGAGCAGAGGATCGGCACGATCTTCTTCATGATGGACGAAGACAACGTGCGTCTGCAGCTGCAGCAGCCGTGGATCAAGTTCGGGACCGACGCGAGCGGCGTCGATCCCGACGCGGCCGATGGCCTGGTGCATCCGCGGGCCTATGGGACCTTCACGCGGATCCTGGGCCGCTACGTGCGCGACGAAGGCGTCCTGCCGCTCGAGGACGCGGTGCGCAAGATGTCGTCCGCCGTGGCCACGCGGCTCCGGATCCGCGACCGGGGGCTGCTGACGGAGGGGTTCTTCGCCGACATCGTGGTGTTCGATCCCGAGACCGTGTCGGATCGTGCCACCTACGAGGATCCCCATCAGCTTTCGACGGGCATCCTGCACGTGCTCGTCAACGGCGTCCCGGTGGTGCGCGACGGCAGCCACACGGGAGCCACGCCGGGACGGGCCCTGCGTGGGCCCGGCTGGACCGGACGCCGGTAG
- the thiC gene encoding phosphomethylpyrimidine synthase ThiC, with product MSRDTHVLDHVTALNEEVTRPFPRSRKIHVPGSRPDLLVAMREVELDPTPSSFGAEENPPVTLYDTSGPYTDPDAAIDLTRGLPALRQGWIEERADTETLDGPTSRYGQERGSDPDLRHLHFQLRRTPRRARAGRRVTQMHYARAGVVTPEMEYVAVRESQRIAELRERVAATESGARLVAQHPGQPFGARVPDVITPEFVRDEIARGRAILPANVNHPELEPMIIGRNFKVKINANIGNSAVTSSIAEEVEKMVWATRWGADTLMDLSTGKNIHETREWILRNCPVPVGTVPIYQALEKVGGVPEELTWEIFRDTLIEQAEQGVDYFTIHAGVLLRYVPLTAVRTTGIVSRGGSIIAKWCLAHHRENFLYTHWDDICEIMAAYDVSFSIGDGLRPGSIADANDEAQFAELKTQGELTRRAWAFDVQVMNEGPGHVPMHMIQENMAKQLEWCDEAPFYTLGPLTTDIAPGYDHITSGIGAAMIGWYGTAMLCYVTPKEHLGLPDKHDVREGIVTYRIAAHAADLAKGHPGAQIRDNALSKARFEFRWNDQFNLALDPERAREFHDQTLPKESSKVAHFCSMCGPKFCSMRITQDVRDYARAKGLETVHAIEAGLDEKAREFVESGAEIYRDV from the coding sequence ATGTCGCGCGACACCCACGTTCTCGACCACGTCACCGCGCTCAACGAAGAGGTGACGCGTCCTTTTCCCCGCTCCCGCAAGATCCACGTCCCGGGCAGTCGTCCGGATCTCCTCGTGGCCATGCGCGAGGTGGAGCTGGACCCGACCCCGTCCTCCTTCGGCGCCGAGGAGAACCCGCCGGTCACGCTCTACGACACCTCGGGCCCCTACACCGACCCGGACGCCGCCATCGATCTGACCCGGGGGCTTCCCGCGCTGCGCCAGGGATGGATCGAAGAGCGCGCGGACACGGAGACGCTGGACGGACCCACGAGTCGCTACGGGCAGGAGCGGGGGAGCGATCCGGACCTGCGTCACCTCCACTTCCAGCTGCGGCGGACGCCCCGCCGCGCTCGTGCGGGCCGGCGCGTCACACAGATGCACTACGCACGCGCCGGTGTGGTCACGCCGGAGATGGAGTATGTGGCCGTGCGGGAGAGCCAGCGGATCGCGGAGCTGCGCGAGCGGGTGGCCGCCACGGAGTCGGGGGCGCGCCTGGTCGCGCAGCATCCGGGCCAGCCCTTCGGCGCCCGCGTGCCGGACGTGATCACACCCGAGTTCGTGCGGGACGAGATCGCCCGCGGCCGGGCCATCCTCCCGGCGAACGTGAACCACCCGGAGCTGGAGCCGATGATCATCGGCCGCAACTTCAAGGTGAAGATCAACGCGAACATCGGGAACTCCGCCGTCACCTCCTCGATCGCCGAGGAGGTGGAGAAGATGGTGTGGGCCACGCGCTGGGGCGCCGACACCCTGATGGACCTGTCCACGGGGAAGAACATCCACGAGACCCGGGAGTGGATCCTGCGCAACTGCCCCGTGCCCGTCGGTACCGTGCCCATCTATCAAGCGCTGGAGAAGGTGGGCGGCGTGCCCGAGGAGCTCACCTGGGAGATCTTCCGCGACACGCTGATCGAGCAGGCCGAGCAGGGTGTGGACTACTTCACGATCCATGCGGGCGTGCTGCTGCGCTACGTGCCGCTCACGGCCGTGCGCACCACCGGCATCGTCTCGCGCGGCGGTTCGATCATCGCCAAGTGGTGTCTGGCCCACCACCGCGAGAACTTCCTGTACACGCACTGGGACGACATCTGCGAGATCATGGCGGCCTACGACGTGTCCTTCTCGATCGGCGACGGGCTCCGACCCGGCTCGATCGCGGACGCCAACGACGAGGCCCAGTTCGCGGAGCTGAAGACCCAGGGTGAGCTGACCCGACGCGCATGGGCGTTCGACGTGCAGGTCATGAACGAAGGCCCGGGACACGTGCCCATGCACATGATCCAGGAGAACATGGCCAAGCAGCTCGAATGGTGTGACGAAGCGCCCTTCTACACGCTGGGGCCCTTGACCACGGACATCGCGCCCGGGTACGACCACATCACGTCGGGGATCGGAGCCGCCATGATCGGGTGGTACGGCACGGCCATGCTGTGCTATGTCACCCCGAAGGAGCACCTGGGGCTGCCCGACAAGCACGACGTCCGGGAAGGCATCGTGACGTACCGCATCGCGGCCCACGCGGCCGACCTGGCCAAGGGGCATCCCGGCGCGCAGATCCGCGACAACGCCCTGTCCAAGGCACGCTTCGAGTTCCGCTGGAACGACCAGTTCAACCTCGCGCTGGATCCCGAGCGTGCCCGCGAGTTCCACGACCAGACGCTGCCCAAGGAATCCTCCAAGGTGGCGCACTTCTGTTCGATGTGCGGGCCCAAGTTCTGCTCGATGCGCATCACGCAGGACGTGCGCGACTACGCGCGGGCCAAGGGGCTGGAGACGGTGCACGCCATCGAGGCGGGTCTGGACGAGAAGGCGCGCGAGTTCGTGGAGTCGGGCGCGGAGATCTACCGGGACGTCTGA